The genomic DNA TTTTTGGAGGAATCGGTAAGGGTGTAGTGGATTTCATCCAAGCTGACCGGTCCCATGTTCGCTTCCATCCAACTCGGTGAGGTGTAGAAGGAGAAATCCTCCCGATCGCCGAAAGGGAATGCCTGTATGATACCGGTTACCTTTAAGTCTACTGTTTCATATCCTTTCTTCCATTTACCTGAGCCATAGTCGTAGCTTGATTCTCTTACCATGGAGATGGAATCTCCAACCAGGAGGCCAAGTTTTTCCGACATAAAGGAAGTGATGACTACCCCTCCCTCATTGAAATCGGTCATCTTGATTTCCCCTGCTGAAATCATAAGGGGAAACGCCTGTTGAAGCACCTTCCAGTCCACGGGTTGAAGTGAGGTGAGCAATTCAGGCTTACCGTCTACATCAATCGTACTCATATCAGTGCCGTGCATCTTCCATCCATCGGTAATCATGAGCTCTCCTTTATAAATAGGCACGGCAGAGACCCCGTCAAGCTCTTGGATATCGTGGAATAATTCTGGACTGAATCCATCTTGATCCAATCCTGTATTCGACTGAAGGATATGATCGAGTGGATAACGATCCATGATGCTCTTCATCGTATCCTGCTTGACGGTACCGAGCACCCCCGTACCAACGAATCCGATCGAGCAGGCAAGCATCGCAACGGCCGCAATCTGGACGCTTCGTCGCGCCTGCCTTAGGGTGCTGCGCCTCGCCAGGGATGCCCCATTGCGGATCAGGGGTGCAAGAAGGGAGCTCAATGCACGGATGGTCCAGCTGAAAAGGGCAGGCAGTAGGAGTCCAGTCCCGATTGTAAGGAGGGCTGCTGAGGCAAGATGTCCCTTTGCTCCCCCTGATAAGAGTGCCGCTATCAGGGCGAAGGCGATGGCCACAGCCCCCAGCAAGTTCCTGACCCAACCGCCCTTGTGACCATGAATGCTCGCCTCACGGTATGCATGAAGCGGACGTTCGCGGCTGGCAAGGACGGCTGGGAGACAGCTGCCCGCTACAGTGACCATCATCCCCCCGACCAGACTCAGGAGGGCAAACGACGGATCGAATGTGAGCCTGGTAATGGTCAGTCCGCTCATGCGGGCCGGGAAGCCTTGCAGCATGAAGGCGAGACCTGCGCCAATGCCGATTCCGAGCAAGCCCGATACAAGCGCGAGGATGATGGCCTCGGTCATGACCAGCCATACGATCTGACGCCTTTTCGATCCGAGCAGGCGAAGGGTGGCGATTTCTTTCTTCCGTTCCTGGATCGACATCTGCAGGGTGCTGATGAGGAGAAGTGTACTCCCCAGCGTCACGGCGGCACCCAGTCCCTGGACGAGAGGTTTCAGTCCGCCAAGCTGGCTGCGTTCGGTATCCTTTGCAGCCTGCCGGTCGATATATAAATCCGGATCAATCTCATTCAGCTTCTGGAGGACAGCCTCCTTCTCTCTCCAATCACTGAGGTCGAGCATGACGGTCGTTGTATGACCTGATTGTCCGGTTGCATCTGCAAGCCATTTCCGCTCGAACAAAAAAATAAAGTTGGTATGCTCGCTCTTGGCAAGGATCCCTGACACCCGTACGGTCCGGTCTTTACCCGGGGGGAACGGAAGGGTCAATTCTGAGCCGATGGAAAGATGATGTGATTTGGCCCAGCTGTATGGAATCGCAATCTCCCCGTTCCCCGGCAGCGTGCCCGAAGAAAGCTTCCCCAAGGGGTGCTCACTGGTCAACGGCACGCGATCCACACCGATGTACATGGGCTGGAGCTGGGTGACGGACTGGTACGGATGATCGTCCCCGATGTAGGGATAGAGAAACGAACTTGTGCGGGACACCTCCTGATAGGATTGGATGTCTTTCACCTGTTCATCCGTCAGGAACGATGAAGCGGTTTGATAGCCTGCGATGATTTCATATCGGCCATATTTCTCTTCGGCAATCCCTTCATTGGCGACCTCCAGGGACGTCATCAGGATGTTGGTGGCAAACAGCAGGGCGAATCCGAGTGAGACCCCTATGATGGATAAAATGGTCCGGCTCTTCCGGGAGAGCAGGAAGCGAATGGCTAAACGAAGGGCTGTCATCATAGGGAGAACCTCTCGATTTCCTGATTGAGAAGGGCCGTTTTCTCCATGATGGAGTGTTTTCCTGAAAGGCGCGTGTCGTTTATAAGTACCCCGTCGCGAAGGAAGATGACCCGATGGGAGTGGGCGGCAACCTGAGCATCATGGGTGACCATGATGAGGGTGTGACCGAGCTCTTCGGTAAAAGCTCGCAGAAGCTGCAGGATCTCCTTTCCGGTTTTTGAATCCAGGCTTCCGGTCGGTTCATCGGCGAGGATGATCTTAGGCTCTGTCGCCAGGGCCCTCGCAATCGCCACCCGCTGCTGTTGTCCACCCGAGAGCTCGGAGGGGAACGAACCGGCAAGGTGGGAAATGCCGAGATGATCCAATAGATCCATGGCCCTTTTCTTTATGCCTTTCCTCTTTGAAGCCAGATCTGAAGGAAGGGTGACATTCTCCAGAACCGTAAGAACCGGGATCAGGTTGAAGAACTGGAAGATGAATCCGATGTGATCCCTTCTCAGTTCGGTGAGGGCACCGTCTCTCAATGAGTGGACAGGCTGCCCGTTCAGGTGGATGGTCCCCCTGGTCGGTTGATCGAGTCCGGCCATCATATTCAACAGGGTCGATTTCCCTGAACCGCTTGTCCCCATGATGGCAAGGAACTCACCCTTTTCCACGTTCATCGTCAGATCCTTCAGGGCATGGAAGGCGTTGGAGCCCTGCCCGTATACTTTTTCAAGATGGTTGATTTGCAAGATGGTCATATCATTTCCTCCTCTATGACCGTATCGTACAGAAGGGACCTCAACTCCCCATCGGGAAAGTATCAAGAAACTATCAAGTTTATCCAAGGATGGGATTGATATAATAAAAGAAAAACAGATGGGAACGAAACAGATGAGTAGACGAATATTGATTGTAGATGATGAAAAAGAGATTGCAGACCTCTTGGAAGACTTTCTTATGGTGGAAGGATTCCATGTCTCGAAGGCCTTCAACGCAAAGGAAGCCAGGAAGCACCTCGAAAAAGAAGAAATCTTTCTTATTTTGCTGGATATCATGATGCCGGACGATTCCGGCTTTACCCTGTGCAAGGAGATCCGCCGGACATCGTCCATCCCCATTCTCTTCCTGAGTGCCTTGGATGATGATACAAGTAAGATCAGGGGACTCAGCATCGGGGCGGATGATTATATTGTCAAAAATGCTTCCCCCGGAGAAATCGTGGCACGAGTCAAGGCAGTGGAGCGGAGGATCGGTCCCACCCTTTCTTCGACCTTGTCCTATGCAGGTGTCTCGCTCCATACTGATTCACGTACATTCCAGGTGGGGAACGAACGGGTGAACCTGACGGGGAAGGAGTACGAGCTCATGCATCTATTCCTTGAGGGACCCAATCAGGTTTACACCTACGAACAGATCCTGGAGAGGATCTGGGGGTATGAAGGAGGGGACTTCCACACCGTCAGGGTCCACGTTGCCAAGCTGAGGGAGAAGGTTCAGGAAAAGACGTCACGCTTCCAGATTTCAACGGTATGGGGC from Rossellomorea marisflavi includes the following:
- a CDS encoding ABC transporter permease is translated as MMTALRLAIRFLLSRKSRTILSIIGVSLGFALLFATNILMTSLEVANEGIAEEKYGRYEIIAGYQTASSFLTDEQVKDIQSYQEVSRTSSFLYPYIGDDHPYQSVTQLQPMYIGVDRVPLTSEHPLGKLSSGTLPGNGEIAIPYSWAKSHHLSIGSELTLPFPPGKDRTVRVSGILAKSEHTNFIFLFERKWLADATGQSGHTTTVMLDLSDWREKEAVLQKLNEIDPDLYIDRQAAKDTERSQLGGLKPLVQGLGAAVTLGSTLLLISTLQMSIQERKKEIATLRLLGSKRRQIVWLVMTEAIILALVSGLLGIGIGAGLAFMLQGFPARMSGLTITRLTFDPSFALLSLVGGMMVTVAGSCLPAVLASRERPLHAYREASIHGHKGGWVRNLLGAVAIAFALIAALLSGGAKGHLASAALLTIGTGLLLPALFSWTIRALSSLLAPLIRNGASLARRSTLRQARRSVQIAAVAMLACSIGFVGTGVLGTVKQDTMKSIMDRYPLDHILQSNTGLDQDGFSPELFHDIQELDGVSAVPIYKGELMITDGWKMHGTDMSTIDVDGKPELLTSLQPVDWKVLQQAFPLMISAGEIKMTDFNEGGVVITSFMSEKLGLLVGDSISMVRESSYDYGSGKWKKGYETVDLKVTGIIQAFPFGDREDFSFYTSPSWMEANMGPVSLDEIHYTLTDSSKKEEHEAHIQTFVQNEGTSEAISLDKGEELELLQHQFLQRTTFLGITISLICLLALIGLMNNMTGSLKERRREIATMRALGISFRKISRLILTEGVLITSAGGILGSLYGTILLQLLLSALDHHSFVMSWAFTGGCLILSPFLGMAAVLFPLWKLRRSSILQELAAR
- a CDS encoding ABC transporter ATP-binding protein, with product MTILQINHLEKVYGQGSNAFHALKDLTMNVEKGEFLAIMGTSGSGKSTLLNMMAGLDQPTRGTIHLNGQPVHSLRDGALTELRRDHIGFIFQFFNLIPVLTVLENVTLPSDLASKRKGIKKRAMDLLDHLGISHLAGSFPSELSGGQQQRVAIARALATEPKIILADEPTGSLDSKTGKEILQLLRAFTEELGHTLIMVTHDAQVAAHSHRVIFLRDGVLINDTRLSGKHSIMEKTALLNQEIERFSL
- a CDS encoding response regulator transcription factor, which gives rise to MSRRILIVDDEKEIADLLEDFLMVEGFHVSKAFNAKEARKHLEKEEIFLILLDIMMPDDSGFTLCKEIRRTSSIPILFLSALDDDTSKIRGLSIGADDYIVKNASPGEIVARVKAVERRIGPTLSSTLSYAGVSLHTDSRTFQVGNERVNLTGKEYELMHLFLEGPNQVYTYEQILERIWGYEGGDFHTVRVHVAKLREKVQEKTSRFQISTVWGVGYKAEELIHA